A single region of the Ictalurus punctatus breed USDA103 chromosome 17, Coco_2.0, whole genome shotgun sequence genome encodes:
- the map6b gene encoding microtubule-associated protein 6 homolog gives MAWPCITRACCINRFWSELDKADIAVPLVFTKYSDVGEVRHLHPQPGPLAQSHHPSAVAIETEPAHTAPQESAAATASASSAARGSSVTRQDFKAWKVKPEPSCKPKNEYRPCQTPFDNETQYQKDYKPWPVQKRGDHPWIPKGESKSQKLEHVRASEPDTGMEKCEIEERVKEKEDAKEEKKKRPVKKEEDAETGEKKKEQSVGSRGRSAADALNRQIKQEGTTGSSYSMEFKAYTDVKPVKPIKAKSQYKLSMEEKANLETSYSATYKGEQAKPEATDNKLLDRRRIRSLYNDPSIKEPSKPEKPSVSHSKPKKTTSHTSKTASKSKARPNTGTQPAKKKSSVSKLDLKPDGGVTKKSKEMINRLAEGKE, from the exons ATGGCGTGGCCCTGCATCACCCGCGCCTGCTGCATCAACCGCTTCTGGAGCGAGCTGGATAAAGCGGACATCGCCGTACCGCTCGTTTTTACCAAGTACTCGGACGTGGGCGAGGTGCGGCACCTCCATCCGCAACCGGGCCCGTTAGCGCAATCCCATCATCCCAGCGCGGTCGCCATAGAAACAGAGCCCGCCCACACCGCGCCACAAGAGTCGGCTGCAGCAACAGCATCAGCATCTTCAGCAGCGCGCGGGTCGTCCGTCACGCGCCAGGACTTCAAAGCCTGGAAAGTCAAACCGGAACCGAGCTGCAAACCCAAAAACGAGTACCGCCCGTGCCAAACACCGTTCGATAACGAGACGCAGTACCAGAAAGATTATAAACCGTGGCCCGTTCAGAAACGCGGAGATCATCCATGGATCCCCAAAGGCGAGAGCAAGAGCCAAAAGCTGGAGCACGTGAGAGCCTCAGAACCGGACACGGGCATGGAGAAGTGCGAGATCGAGgagagagtaaaagaaaaagaagatgccaaggaggagaagaagaagcgcCCGGTGAAGAAAGAGGAGGATGCTGAGActggagagaagaagaaagagcaGAGCGTGGGGTCCAGaggaagatcagcagcagatgcTCTAAACAGGCAGATCAAGCAGGAAGGAACTACTGGAAGCTCATACag TATGGAGTTCAAGGCGTACACTGATGTAAAGCCGGTAAAACCCATCAAAGCCAAGTCACAGTACAAACTGTCAATGGAGGAGAAGGCTAATTTGGAGACGAGCTACAGTGCCACTTATAAAGGAGAGCAGGCAAAGCCAGAAGCTACAGATAACAAACTGCTGGACCGCCGCAGGATACGCAGCCTATACAATGATCCCAGCATTAAAGAACCCAGCAAG CCAGAGAAGCCCAGTGTGTCCCACTCCAAACCCAAAAAGACGACAAGCCATACAAGTAAAACAGCAAGTAAATCTAAAGCAAGGCCGAACACTGGAACCCAACCTGCCAAGAAGAAAAGCTCTGTCAGCAAGCTGGATTTAAAGCCAGATGGAGGAGTCACcaagaaaagtaaagaaatgaTTAACAGACTGGCTGAGGGAAAAGAATAG